A single region of the Chelmon rostratus isolate fCheRos1 chromosome 5, fCheRos1.pri, whole genome shotgun sequence genome encodes:
- the p2rx2 gene encoding P2X purinoceptor 2, producing the protein MSEAFHNFVMGLRDFIKEYFLGFWDYETPKVMVVKNRTLGVIYRAVQFLVITYFIWYVFISQKAYQESETRPESSVYTLMKGTAVHGDDILDTVEYARPSEGGDVISTILRREVTYDQRQGTCAEYFNVANANCTTDSDCVQGEVDFDGHGRRTGRCVQYYNHTFKTCEIQSWCPIEEYAVVREPALVEAVNFTVFIRNSIHFPKFKVLRGNIKDASTKRDIQKYLSKCHYHEEKEPYCPNFRLGYIAEKARENFSELCRTGGVIGIFINWKCNLDIDASHCKPTYSFRRLDLRKDQANSGYYYRFAKYYRKGGVESRTLIKAYGIRLDVIVHGHAGKFSPIPTIISTVTAMTSVGICTIICDWIMLTFIDKNEVYSERKFDEIIKEPAVPMPTELSYINRYGSDHSDLSEGVPL; encoded by the exons ATGTCTGAAGCATTTCATAATTTTGTCATGGGGCTACGCGACTTTATAAAGGAGTATTTTCTTGGTTTCTGGGACTATGAGACACCAAAAGTGATGGTGGTTAAAAACAGAACTCTTGGAGTCATATACAGAGCCGTTCAGTTTCTTGTGATCACCTATTTCATCTG GTATGTCTTCATAAGTCAGAAAGCCTACCAAGAGAGTGAAACTCGTCCGGAGAGCTCAGTTTACACACTCATGAAAGGCACAGCAGTCCATGGAGATGATATCTTGGACACTGTGGAGTATGCTCGACCATCAGAA GGCGGTGATGTGATTAGTACAATACTGAGACGAGAAGTTACGTACGATCAGAGGCAAGGGACCTGCGCTGAG TATTTCAATGTTGCCAACGCCAACTGCACAACAGACTCTGACTGTGTCCAGGGAGAGGTTGACTTTGATGGCCATG GCAGAAGGACCGGCAGATGTGTGCAGTACTATAACCACACCTTCAAAACCTGTGAGATCCAAAGCTGGTGTCCTATTGAGGAGTACGCTGTAGTACG AGAACCTGCATTAGTGGAGGCCGTCAATTTCACAGTGTTCATCAGGAACTCGATCCACTTCCCGAAATTTAAAGTGCTGAG AGGAAACATCAAAGATGCTTCAACCAAGCGTGACATACAGAAATACCTCAGTAAGTGTCATTATCATGAGGAGAAAGAGCCCTACTGTCCAAACTTCCGCCTGGGCTACATCGCAGAAAAGGCGAGGGAGAATTTCAGTGAGCTGTGCCGGACT GGGGGAGTGATAGGGATTTTCATCAACTGGAAGTGTAACCTGGACATCGATGCTTCACACTGTAAACCTACATATTCCTTCCGTCGCCTTGACCTCCGAAAGGATCAGGCCAACTCTGGTTACTATTACAG GTTTGCCAAATATTACAGAAAGGGTGGGGTGGAGTCTCGGACACTTATCAAGGCCTACGGCATTCGTCTGGATGTCATAGTTCACGGACAT gctgGTAAATTCAGTCCCATCCCGACCATCATCAGCACAGTGACTGCTATGACTTCAGTTGGGATT TGCACCATCATCTGTGACTGGATCATGCTGACGTTTATTGACAAGAATGAAGTCTACAGTGAGAGGAAGTTTGATGAG ATTATCAAGGAGCCCGCGGTGCCCATGCCCACAGAGCTCAGCTACATCAACAGATACGGCTCAGACCATTCAGACCTGTCAGAAGGTGTGCCGCTGTAA
- the pes gene encoding pescadillo yields the protein MGGLQKKKFERGSATNYITRNKARKKLQLSLPDFRRLCILKGIYPHEPKHKKKVNKGSTAPRTFYLLKDIRFLLHEPIVGKFRDYKVFVRKLKRAYGKTEWSAVERLRENKPTYKLDHIIKERYPTFIDALRDIDDSLCMCFLFSTFARTGKCHVQTIQLCRRLTVEWMNFVIASRALKKVFLSIKGIYYQAEVMGQLITWLVPYQFSHDHPTDVDYRVMATFTELYTTLLGFVNFRLYHSLNLVYPPKLDSKTESELKEEDEDDYAMNSESYLEKLSALSASLARVVSTAEEEEAELDQFPVEGEDIEKMEAREKEQKQQEIQKKLFEGLKFFLNREVPRESLAFVIRCFGGEVSWDKSVCIGSTYEVTDETITHQIVDRPNVDKQYINRYYIHPQWVYDCVNAKIVLPVEDYFLGVTLPPHLSPFVEEKEGDYVPPEKLKIMALQRGEKPAHEQEEEEEEEEEDGEGEDEEEEDDDNEEEDDEDEEAEEKNLKKLEEQRSQGKSLQVKVTAGKVKVENPARLEQEEKAEEKRLAIMMMKKKEKYLYDKIMFGKKRKVREANKLAAKRKAHDDAEKSKKKKMKK from the exons ATGGGAGGTcttcaaaagaaaaag TTTGAGAGGGGCTCTGCCACCAACTACATCACCAGAAACAAAGCTCGTAAGAAGTTACAGCTGAGCCTCCCAGATTTCAG GCGACTGTGCATCCTTAAAGGCATCTACCCACATGAGCCCAAGCACAAGAAGAAGGTCAACAAGGGCTCTACAGCCCCGAGGACCTTCTACCTGCTCAAAGACATCCGCTTTCTGCTGCATGAGCCAATTGTTGGCAAGTTCAGAGACTACAAG GTATTTGTACGCAAACTTAAGAGGGCTTATGGAAAAACAGAGTGGTCTGCTGTGGAGAGACTGAGGGAGAACAAACCAACATATAAATTGGACCACATCATCAAAGAAAG GTACCCCACCTTCATCGATGCTCTCCGTGATATCGATGATTCCCTCTGCATGtgcttcctcttctccaccTTCGCCCGAACAGGAAAATGTCACGTTCAGACGATCCAGCTGTGTCGACGCCTCACTGTGGAGTGGATGAACTTTGTGATTGCTTCTCGTGCGCTCAAAAAG GTTTTCCTCTCCATCAAGGGGATATATTACCAAGCTGAGGTGATGGGACAGCTCATTACATGGCTGGTGCCATATCAGTTCTCTCATGAT CACCCAACAGATGTCGACTACAGAGTGATGGCAACATTCACAGAGTTGTACACCACACTGCTGGGGTTCGTCAACTTCAGACTCTACCATTCCCTCAACTTGGTGTACCCACCAAAG CTGGACAGTAAAACAGAGTCAGAGCTaaaggaagaagatgaggatgaCTATGCCATGAATTCTGAAAGCTACTTAGAG AAACTGTCAGCTCTGAGTGCCAGTCTGGCACGGGTGGTTTCTactgcagaagaggaggaggctgagcttGACCAGTTTCCTGTTGAGGGG GAGGACATAGAAAAGATGGAGGCCAGGGAAAaggaacagaaacagcaggagatTCAGAAAAAGCTTTTTGAGGGGCTGAAGTTCTTCCTAAACAGAGAAGTACCCAGAGAATCGTTGGCCTTTGTCATCAG GTGTTTTGGTGGTGAGGTGTCCTGGGACAAGTCTGTTTGCATTGGTAGCACATACGAGGTGACTGATGAGACCATCACACATCAAATTGTTGACAGACCCAACGTCGATAAACAGTATATCAACAG gTACTACATCCATCCCCAGTGGGTGTATGATTGTGTCAATGCCAAAATCGTGCTGCCCGTGGAGGACTATTTCCTTGGAGTGACTCtgcccccccacctctctcccttcgtggaggagaaggagggtgACTATGTGCCCCCTGAAAAACTGAAGATCATGGCCTTACAGCGAGGAGAAAAACCTG CCcatgaacaggaggaagaggaagaggaagaagaggaagatggtgagggtgaggatgaagaggaggaagatgatgacaatgaagaagaagatgatgaagatgaagaggcaGAAGAGAAGAATCTCAAGAAGTTGGAAGAACAAAGATCCCAGGGCAAG TCTCTGCAAGTCAAAGTGACGGCTGGCAAAGTGAAGGTAGAAAACCCAGCACGtttggagcaggaggagaaagctgaGGAGAAACGTCTGGCCAtcatgatgatgaagaaaaaggaaaagtaccTCTACGACAAGATCATGTTcggaaagaagagaaa